One genomic region from Ferrimicrobium acidiphilum DSM 19497 encodes:
- a CDS encoding type II 3-dehydroquinate dehydratase, with translation MGAHKSQQGQVAMRPSIALVHGPNLNLLGERQPEIYGMGTLDDLTQLAREAAVEHGYELASLQTNSEAELIEAIHGLDSSTVALILNAGAFTHYSWAIADAIASKNVPTIELHISNPAARENFRTLSVLAAVVSGSISGFGEIGYVLAVQAAALLDQGVDSRRG, from the coding sequence GTGGGCGCGCATAAGTCTCAACAGGGGCAGGTTGCCATGCGACCCTCTATCGCGCTGGTGCATGGACCCAACCTCAACCTACTTGGTGAACGCCAGCCGGAGATCTACGGTATGGGCACCCTTGACGACTTGACGCAGCTGGCGAGAGAGGCCGCCGTCGAGCATGGATACGAGCTTGCTAGCCTCCAGACCAATAGCGAGGCCGAACTCATAGAGGCGATACATGGCCTCGACTCCTCTACTGTTGCCCTGATTTTGAATGCCGGAGCCTTCACACACTACTCGTGGGCTATCGCTGATGCGATTGCATCAAAGAACGTACCGACGATAGAGCTTCATATCTCAAACCCGGCTGCCCGCGAGAACTTTCGGACGTTGTCGGTGTTGGCTGCAGTCGTGAGTGGTTCGATCTCTGGCTTTGGCGAGATCGGTTATGTGTTGGCAGTCCAGGCAGCTGCCCTTTTGGATCAGGGTGTGGACAGTCGCCGCGGATGA